The Colias croceus chromosome 23, ilColCroc2.1 genome window below encodes:
- the LOC123702466 gene encoding zinc finger protein 880-like: MHSATNMNFEFFNSADIKLENADTVFYSKYITFEEELKEDINLEEEILLRATPISFTAYDDLMLYEPRMCSKCDKVFPNSFTFLQHNIDHIEVPLTKLNVHTCKKCNRTFQSKRHLDEHRSTHKLTTLDELQTCNICNKTYTRKRWTAHIDEVHGMLRHECQLCKKVVKTLRILKNHMMFVHEKKYKPWRFRTNDTGEEYRCKKCPKIFKHKYSLQTHVKNCHSDVEYECGICKKMFTSKPYLNMHLQRVHCDDGKEYACEICGKLFKSTRRVSIHKKNSHKNFKS; the protein is encoded by the exons atgcatTCGGCAACAAATATGAATTTTGAGTTTTTCAACAGTGCGGATATAAAACTAGAAAATGCTGACACTGTATTTTATTCCAAGTATATTACGTTTGAAGAAGAGTTAAAAGAAGATATAAATTTGGAAGAAGAGATATTATTGAGGGCTACTCCCATCTCATTTACAGCCTATGACGACTTAATGTTATATGAACCACGAATGTGTTCAAAGTGTGATAAAGTTTTTCCTAAtag ttttaCATTCCTGCAACATAACATAGACCATATTGAAGTACCTTTAACCAAATTGAATGTACACACTTGTAAGAAATGTAACCGAACATTTCAGTCTAAAAGACACCTTGACGAACACAGATCAACCCATAAATTGACAACATTAGATGAGCTACAAACAtgtaatatatgtaataaGACGTACACTCGAAAACGCTGGACCGCTCACATCGACGAAGTCCACGGAATGTTGAGACACGAATGCCAACTTTGCAAGAAAGTTGTGAAAACTCTAAGAATATTAAAGAACCATATGATGTTTGTTCAcgagaaaaaatataaaccgTGGCGGTTCCGAACAAACGATACAGGGGAGGAGTATCGTTGTAAGAAATGCCCAAAGATATTTAAACATAAGTATTCGTTACAAACGCACGTCAAGAATTGTCATTCAGATGTTGAATATGAGTGTGGTATatgcaaaaaaatgtttacgAGTAAACCATATTTAAATATGCACTTGCAAAGGGTACATTGTGATGATGGAAAGGAATATGCGTGTGAAATATGCGGGAAGTTGTTTAAATCGACGCGTAGAGTCAGTATACATAAGAAGAACTCGCATAAGAATTTTAAATCatga
- the LOC123702418 gene encoding GRIP and coiled-coil domain-containing protein-like, with the protein MEDIGHSRLLKFFVKGKIMSDTDKKDNDTNIESKVPGEQEVRGVTASETNISQAEGTSETDFHYEPVITVTKKEASFAKGDLKLQKISVTEDISDKTKNETIINEVQIITDKDGACEVTHTQTIETVKKVENTTPTREIEKQDEKKPRTKIPMSKLRRAVKKITEERKKYEEAERQKMSAQQRKSSIPRLKHTVVTATTSKEEARTASPRTDEEFDKLFEEIVVNQSADESPLIKDPEKLDSKFEELIHAYDENKIEPISIDRVKTRIPMLKRKSEHEIDMSKYSERRRNASLKKRGSVDSSTHNSLTTMNVKESKIQSQTIQKTFTQQRTKLQSETKTTQQQLSKIAVNNSQDNQEQISSSKVVKETTRSSDNNEDVNFENEESQFTHSENSEVSNESVNSTKHNENTKIFKKSSSIDNSRTTNFNNEETNTKTLHKTIQRTVSEQHTSSITSTNISSNISQTKEITTTEITNNNNGATIKAIITVERENSASEVPTITNESDKTINDSKTTQHVTNEESNQSSVNSNNMQNSINNQKLSNEVELVQKDTKDSLSDENTNVSVEICEIIHDSEDLKDKRNESDPNHIKEISETNIEVKESAEDSKSNIEEIAADNNIISIETKEKNANVNNEEMSKQDSISIVADNENMQEEKSESNIVPDVNEETNTHKSHIQEIATDNNIIPTKTIEDSKNMIDKEISNQDRISIVAGNADNQEEKSESNKDPEIKEEIKITIKQTDTSEEKESSTHVEYNKKIIINEKHNADSNETNDKDEDLKTKATQIRDVESNDVQEKEAKTSADSSNKSANYLDVSVSMVKQVVTQQKLNDKTNNNTQEHYLDIVNENNTIKEIEQPEIESITSLEYNVIPKEVVEGKKDEKSLEACTNINKIPESTSKQVSQNLPNTVPEKSDSTLTSVEESLGSKLNVGSKTFISNEEKRVIEKTVSREESFISENKIIESKSETKTQVTDVDEKPQNPINLCQDKDNTNLTDNNITRQVNITQNVNISSESSLINDSVMEKEFVSKAYEKETKTTLKTQNILQKKVTESETITTKIKEVLKKSNDSYDDLNVIQRESKGFNSDKSPINIDKTLIRPATPVIDISPTCIDGKEKEIIISNDNLSNKDVTEHYFKEASQTRVNNASNTTDSLDVNKERTEKIVLDKSMINELLKSDLQEEDIIILRGKVNRVMSRLDSINSKKTNIQQEIVDEVPKRTVLSKIAIFERKEVEEKPLYRRIPRSQSHGPSLRHKPKIVEEVLKTTSKMENNVNISRTGVYNKQHSHNLSRNLINNQKSEDIVNKLTSSQNNLDFEKDTNNSENIVISDDRKYSSLKSINKDELHYEDNSKTIKVSFKERDNKKEVSYAEIDLGDAVKGKVQNVVRMISMERMDLEKKGIIDIKEKPKRGTVLERIALFEKKSTPVTVESRNKPKDQSKTVSEEKMNEEELRLKIEELKGAKRKYGRYTDLKFVELNDGSKMPAIGLGTALLSKNLTKHIVSAAIDLGYRTIDTAYIYGNEKEIGEAINEKIKDGTVQREDLFVISKLWSTFHRKDLVEKACKMSLKSMGLDYFDLYMIHNPMSFKEGDDPLPKIANVIQYSDSDYLDAWYGVEHVIRKGLARRGGVSNFNSAQVDRIVDKGKLKPVVNQVECHPYLTQQRLDDFCQTRDVKLNCYGVLGSKGTPIEYKSGLTPVIDDPMVLVMAAGLNVTPAQLLISYQLHVGHSVIVKSSTGAHLWSNLLAQDVRLETSHIDALNAMNRNKRNFLFKGMGDTHRNYPFRIPF; encoded by the exons aAAAATCATGTCTGATACAGACAAAAAAGACAATGATACAAACATCGAATCAAAAGTACCAGGTGAGCAGGAAGTACGAGGAGTGACCGCGAGCGAGACAAATATATCACAAGCTGAAGGAACCAGCGAGACAGACTTCCACTATGAGCCTGTAATAACAGTGACGAAGAAAGAAGCGTCCTTCGCGAAAGGCGATTTGAAACTACAGAAAATCAGCGTCACGGAAGATATATCG GATAAAACGAAAAATGAGACAATTATCAACGaagtacaaataattacggaCAAAGACGGTGCCTGTGAAGtgacacacacacaaacaattGAGACGGTGAAAAAGGTTGAGAATACGACACCGACCCGAGAAATAG AGAAACAAGATGAAAAGAAACCACGAACTAAAATTCCAATGTCTAAATTAAGGCGGGCTGTTAAAAAGATAAcggaagaaagaaagaaatatgAAGAAGCTGAAAGACAA AAAATGTCTGCTCAACAGCGCAAGTCTTCCATTCCTCGACTGAAACATACAGTTGTAACAGCCACCACAAGTAAAGAAGAAGCAAGAACTGCTTCCCCAAGAACAGATGAAGAATTTGACAAGCTGTTCGAAGAAATCGTTGTCAATCAGAGCGCGGATGAAAGTCCACTAATAAAGGACCCAGAAAAACTAGACTCCAAGTTCGAAGAATTAATTCACGCTTacgatgaaaataaaatcgaaCCAATTAGCATTGACAGAGTGAAAACCAGGATCCCCATGCTAAAACGTAAAAGTGAACATGAAATTGATATGTCAAAATATTCGGAGCGCAGGAGAAATGCATCTCTTAAAAAGAGAGGATCAGTTGATAGTTCAACGCACAACTCTTTGACAACTATGAACGTTAAAGAATCGAAAATACAATCgcaaacaatacaaaaaacttTTACACAACAAAGAACTAAACTACAATCTGAAACAAAAACAACTCAACAACAATTATCAAAGATTGCAGTCAATAATAGTCAAGACAATCAAGAACAGATAAGTTCATCAAAGGTAGTTAAGGAAACGACACGATCATCCGATAATAATGAAGatgttaattttgaaaatgaggAAAGCCAATTTACCCATAGTGAAAATTCCGAAGTCTCTAATGAATCTGTGAATTCAACAAAACATAAcgaaaacacaaaaatatttaagaaaagtTCCTCAATCGATAACTCTAGAACTACAAACTTTAATAACGAagaaacaaacacaaaaacacTACACAAAACTATTCAACGTACAGTCAGTGAACAGCACACGTCCAGTATAACATCTACAAATATTTCTTCTAATATCTCACAAACAAAGGAAATAACAACTACAGAAATAACAAACAACAATAACGGAGCCACtataaaagcaataataaCTGTAGAGAGAGAAAACAGTGCATCAGAAGTCCCAACGATTACAAATGAATcagataaaacaattaatgatTCCAAAACAACACAACATGTTACAAATGAGGAAAGCAATCAAAGTTCAGTGAACTCAAATAACATGCAAAACTCTATTAACAATCAAAAATTGTCCAATGAAGTTGAATTAGTTCAAAAAGATACAAAAGATAGTTTATCTGACGAAAATACAAATGTGTCTGTAGAAATTTGTGAAATTATACATGATAGTGAAGATCTTAAAGATAAAAGGAATGAATCAGACCCAAAtcatattaaagaaatatctGAAACAAATATTGAAGTTAAAGAAAGTGCTGAAGATAGTAAATCAAATATTGAGGAAATTGCTGCAGATAACAACATTATATCAATTGAGactaaagaaaaaaatgcaAATGTGAATAATGAAGAGATGAGTAAGCAAGATAGCATTAGCATAGTAGCTGACAATGAAAATATGCAAGAAGAAAAATCAGAATCGAATATAGTTCCAGATGTAAATGAAGAAACCAACACACATAAATCACATATTCAAGAAATTGCtactgataataatattataccaaccAAGACCATCGAAGACAGTAAAAATATGATTGATAAAGAAATTAGTAATCAAGATAGAATTAGCATAGTAGCTGGCAATGCAGATAACCAAGAAGAAAAATCTGAATCTAACAAAGATCCAGAAATAAaagaagaaattaaaataacaattaaacaaaCAGATACATCCGAAGAAAAAGAATCCTCAACACATGtcgaatacaataaaaaaattataataaacgaaAAACATAATGCTGATTCAAATGAAACAAACGATAAAGACGAAGATTTAAAAACCAAAGCAACACAAATCAGAGATGTTGAATCGAATGATGTACAAGAAAAAGAAGCCAAAACAAGTGCAGATTCTAGTAATAAATCTGCTAACTACCTCGATGTCTCTGTCAGTATGGTAAAACAAGTGGTTACACAACAGAAACTTAATGATAAAACGAATAATAATACACAAGAACATTACCTCGATATTGTTAATGAGAATAATACTATTAAAGAAATAGAACAACCTGAAATTGAAAGTATAACATCATTGGAATATAATGTAATACCTAAGGAAGTTGTAGAAGGTAAAAAGGATGAGAAGAGTCTAGAAGCGTGTactaatataaacaaaatacctGAATCTACATCAAAACAAGTTTCACAAAATCTTCCAAATACAGTACCTGAAAAATCCGATAGTACTTTAACCTCAGTAGAAGAATCTTTGGGCTCAAAATTAAATGTTGGttctaaaacatttattagcaACGAAGAAAAACGTGTAATAGAAAAAACTGTATCTAGAGAGGAAAGTTTCATTTCTGAGAATAAAATCATCGAATCTAAATCCGAAACAAAAACACAAGTAACGGACGTTGATGAAAAACCTCAAAACCCTATAAATCTATGTCAAGACAAAGACAATACAAATTTGACAGACAACAATATAACAAGACAAGTAAATATCACACAAAATGTAAACATATCTTCTGAATCTAGTTTAATTAATGATTCTGTTATGGAGAAAGAATTCGTTTCCAAAGCCTATGAAAAAGAAACAAAGACAACATTGAaaactcaaaatattttacaaaagaaAGTTACAGAATCGGAAACAATAACTACTAAAATTAAGGAAGTATTGAAGAAATCTAATGACTCTTACGatgatttaaatgttattcaaAGAGAAAGTAAAGGTTTTAATAGCGATAAAAGTCcgataaatattgataaaacattaataagaCCAGCTACTCCAGTAATTGACATTTCACCAACTTGCATTGATggtaaagaaaaagaaattataatttcgAATGATAATCTATCAAATAAAGATGTAACTGAACATTATTTCAAGGAAGCTTCTCAAACAAGAGTTAATAATGCATCTAATACAACAGATAGTTTAGatgtaaataaagaaagaaCTGAAAAGATAGTTTTAGATAAGAGTATGATAAATGAACTATTAAAATCAGACCTTCAAGaggaagatattattattcttagaGGCAAAGTGAACAGAGTTATGAGTCGACTCGATTCTATAAACAGTAAAAAGACTAACATTCAACAGGAGATAGTAGATGAAGTTCCTAAAAGAACTGTTTTGTCTAAGATCGCCATTTTTGAA cgtAAAGAAGTAGAAGAAAAACCTCTCTACCGAAGAATACCACGCTCACAAAGCCATGGACCAAGTCTAAGGCATAAACCTAAAATAGTTGAAGAAGTACTCAAAACTACATCCAAAATGGAAAACAATGTTAATATAAGTCGAACAGGAGTTTACAATAAACAACATTCGCATAATTTAAGTAGAAATTTGATAAACAATCAGAAATCTGAAGATATAGTGAATAAATTGACTAGCAgtcaaaataatttagattttgAAAAAGACACTAATAATAGtgaaaatatagtaataaGCGATGACAGAAAATATTCATCGCTAAAGAGCATAAATAAAGATGAATTACACTATGAAGATAATTCAAAAACTATCAAAGTATCGTTCAAAGAAagagataataaaaaagaggTTTCATACGCAGAAATTGATTTAGGTGATGCTGTCAAGGGCAAAGTGCAAAACGTAGTCAGAATGATATCAATGGAACGTATGGATTTGGAAAAAAAAGGCATTATAGATATTAAGGAGAAGCCGAAACGAGGAACTGTGTTAGAGAGAATCGCTCTATTTGAG AAGAAATCAACACCAGTAACCGTGGAAAGTAGAAACAAGCCGAAAGATCAATCTAAAACGGTGTCTGAGGAAAAGATGAATGAAGAAGAGTTAAGATTGAAGATAGAGGAGTTAAAAGGAGCTAAAAGAAAGTATGGGAGATACACAGACTTGAAGTTCGTAGAGTTGAATGATGGTAGCAAGATGCCTGCTATTGGCTTGGGTACTGCATTG CTCAGTAAAAACCTAACCAAACATATAGTGTCTGCTGCCATAGACCTAGGATATAGAACCATAGACACGGCATATATCTACGGTAATGAGAAGGAAATTGGTGAAGCTATAAATGAGAAGATAAAAGATGGTACTGTCCAAAG AGAAGACTTATTCGTCATATCAAAACTATGGAGCACATTCCACCGCAAGGACTTGGTTGAAAAAGCCTGTAAAATGTCACTAAAATCTATGGGTTTGGATTACTTTGACCTGTACATGATACATAACCCCATGTCGTTCAAG GAAGGCGACGACCCCCTACCAAAGATCGCAAACGTGATCCAATACTCAGACTCCGACTATCTGGACGCGTGGTACGGGGTCGAGCACGTAATACGAAAGGGGTTGGCCCGCAGGGGGGGAGTCAGTAACTTCAACTCGGCGCAAGTGGACAGGATCGTGGATAAGGGGAAACTGAAGCCGGTTGTTAATCAG GTGGAATGTCATCCGTATCTCACACAACAGCGTCTAGATGACTTCTGTCAAACGAGAGACGTCAAACTCAATTGCTACGGAGTTCTCGGTTCAAAAGGCACGCCCATAGAGTATAAAAGTGGTTTAACACCTGTCATTGATGATCCCATGGTGTTGGTTATGGCGGCGGGTTTGAATGTGACGCCGGCGCAGTTGCTGATCAG ctACCAACTACACGTGGGTCACAGTGTGATAGTCAAGTCGTCTACTGGTGCTCATTTATGGAGTAACCTCCTTGCGCAGGACGTACGTCTAGAGACCAGCCATATTGATGCTTTGAACGCTATGAACAGGAATAAACGTAACTTTCTGTTTAAAGG GATGGGCGACACGCACAGAAATTATCCTTTCCGAATTCCTTTCTGA
- the LOC123702278 gene encoding zinc finger protein 90-like, which translates to MTTINKLDYPYEVKVEFVDTDDLNTITPKNEGEITIDAELLHKENFVVITNYEDLIVEAPRLCSICDGIFPNSYSFLQHNLHHLKLKLDKCDEYSCKTCSGKFSTHHDLENHKRNCILYDNNKSICPICKEHIESTKLRSHLRTHPNKEAKCDICGVIIKSLSNFRHHMQNIHNRQFKNCEYCGKSIRLFYYSVHIKKVHSHEKVKCDLCCKYFNSVENMERHKLYIHEKLKTKQTQDLKYKCLMCSHAFKLERNLIAHVEKCKPLKCGLCDSIFKNKPNLRNHLTWVHYSGNGHSCEICGKTFKSPYSVRKHMKTSHSADKQER; encoded by the exons ATgacaacaataaataaattagattatCCGTATGAAGTCAAAGTTGAATTTGTCGACACAGATGACTTAAACACAATTACACCTAAAAATGAAGGTGAAATAACAATAGACGCAGAATTATTGCATAAAGAGAACTTTGTGGTGATAACTAATTATGAAGATTTGATAGTTGAAGCACCGAGACTGTGTTCTATCTGTGATGGAATATTTCCCAATAG CTATTCATTTCTACAACACAACTTACATCATTTGAAATTGAAACTTGATAAATGTGACGAATACTCTTGCAAAACATGTTCCGGTAAATTCTCAACACATCACGATTTAGAAAATCACAAAAGAAACTGTAttttgtatgataataataagtcAATATGTCCTATATGTAAGGAACATATAGAAAGTACCAAATTGAGATCGCACTTAAGAACACACCCAAATAAAGAAGCGAAATGTGACATTTGTGGTGTAATAATCAAATCGTTGAGTAATTTTAGGCATCATATGCAGAATATACACAATAGGCAGTTTAAAAACTGTGAATATTGTGGCAAAAGTATTAGACTATTTTATTACAGcgttcatataaaaaaagttcACAGTCACGAAAAAGTGAAGTGCGATCTGTgttgcaaatattttaattccgTTGAAAATATGGAAAGGCACAAGTTGTATATtcatgaaaaattgaaaaccaAGCAAACCCaggatttaaaatataaatgtttaatgtgTTCTCATGCTTTTAAATTGGAAAGGAATCTCATAGCACATGTAGAAAAATGTAAACCTCTCAAATGTGGTTTATGtgattcaatatttaaaaataagccGAATCTTAGGAATCATTTGACTTGGGTACATTATAGTGGGAATGGGCATAGCTGTGAAATATGCggtaaaacttttaaatcgcCGTACAGTGTGCGTAAACATATGAAAACTTCACATTCTGCAGATAAGCAAGAAAgatga